A stretch of Caballeronia sp. SL2Y3 DNA encodes these proteins:
- a CDS encoding polysaccharide biosynthesis tyrosine autokinase, with amino-acid sequence MIARAKTSDEAATDADDEIPFASLIDTVINHRVLISVVVLFALLLGAAYAYLSPPIYQSAILIKVEDNKDVSNSRPGDPLSNMLPTLDDRSSAEGEMQVLGSKLVVSRAVDALKLYISAEPRRLPVFGSRFSHHNGELSEPGLFGFGDYAWGDESITVPDFDVPRQLEGSKFRLTARKDGQYELSNPALGTPVIGTVGEVLLVQTPKGPVRLLVTAMRGNPGVGFEVVHYSRQLTIDAIQNQMKISEQGNKSSVLKATLESADAVQVAATINEIGRQYVRLNGDRKAVIAENSLTYLQRQLPVLKRQMEDAENAYNTYRDKNSLLDTDEANRLLLKQTADTSAQLLTLRHSRDELSTTFSSAHPRIVAIDRQIAATEQFLSKLNDRTRSMPMEEQGALRLLRNVRVSTDLYTALRNNIEEMMLIKAGKAASVQLIDTADVPELPVKPIKWLAFAVALALGLFAAVGLAMLLDRIFRGVTDTQEIEVETGLSVFATIPQSARQSALTSVVNGTSPRQAVLAAQFPKDPTVEALRILRSALQFSLVGARNNVVMVAGPLPGVGKSFLSANLATVLASGGTRVLLIDADLRKGYLHRQFGIQPGPGLANILLGTHTFEGSVQRNVLPNLDVLQGGPYPASPAELLLSAKYREVIAEASRSYDIVLVDAAAVLAVSDAGAVAPAAGTIFLVSLYGRTRVGEIKEAMKRLNQTGARVTGVLLNGVSLHTANKALAGRYGSSAYVAHNYESAPE; translated from the coding sequence ATGATTGCCAGAGCTAAAACGTCCGACGAAGCCGCGACAGATGCCGACGACGAGATTCCTTTTGCCTCTTTAATCGACACGGTGATCAATCACCGCGTGCTGATTTCCGTTGTCGTGCTTTTTGCGTTGCTGCTCGGCGCGGCTTACGCGTATCTGAGCCCGCCGATCTATCAATCCGCGATTCTGATCAAGGTCGAAGACAACAAGGACGTATCGAATTCGCGCCCCGGCGATCCACTGAGCAACATGCTGCCGACGCTCGACGATCGCTCTTCGGCCGAAGGCGAAATGCAGGTGCTCGGCTCGAAGCTCGTGGTCTCGCGGGCGGTCGACGCGCTCAAGCTCTATATCAGCGCCGAGCCGCGCCGCTTGCCGGTTTTCGGCAGCCGCTTCTCGCATCACAACGGCGAGTTGTCGGAGCCGGGCCTCTTCGGTTTCGGCGATTACGCATGGGGCGACGAATCCATCACCGTTCCCGACTTCGACGTGCCGCGCCAGCTCGAAGGCAGCAAGTTCAGGCTGACGGCGCGCAAGGACGGACAGTACGAACTGAGCAATCCCGCGCTCGGCACGCCGGTCATCGGCACCGTCGGCGAAGTGTTGCTCGTGCAGACGCCGAAGGGACCCGTGCGCCTGCTCGTCACGGCGATGCGCGGCAATCCGGGCGTCGGCTTCGAGGTCGTGCACTACTCGCGTCAGCTGACCATCGACGCGATCCAGAATCAGATGAAGATCAGCGAGCAGGGCAATAAATCGAGCGTGCTGAAGGCGACGCTCGAAAGCGCCGACGCCGTGCAGGTGGCCGCGACCATCAACGAGATCGGCCGGCAGTACGTACGGCTCAACGGCGACCGCAAGGCCGTCATCGCGGAGAACTCGCTCACGTATCTGCAACGTCAGTTGCCCGTGCTCAAGCGCCAGATGGAAGACGCGGAGAACGCGTACAACACCTATCGCGACAAGAATTCGCTGCTCGACACCGATGAAGCGAACCGTCTGCTGCTCAAGCAGACCGCCGACACGAGCGCGCAGCTCCTCACCTTGCGCCATTCGCGCGACGAGCTGTCCACGACGTTCTCGAGCGCGCACCCGCGAATCGTCGCCATCGACAGGCAGATCGCCGCGACCGAGCAGTTTCTCTCGAAGCTGAACGACCGCACGCGTTCCATGCCGATGGAAGAGCAAGGCGCGCTGCGCCTCCTGCGGAACGTCCGGGTAAGCACGGACCTGTACACGGCGCTGCGCAACAACATCGAAGAAATGATGCTCATCAAGGCGGGCAAGGCCGCGTCGGTTCAGTTGATCGACACGGCGGACGTGCCCGAACTGCCGGTCAAGCCGATCAAGTGGCTCGCGTTCGCCGTCGCGCTCGCGCTCGGCCTCTTCGCGGCCGTGGGCCTCGCGATGCTGCTCGACCGCATCTTCCGCGGCGTGACGGATACGCAGGAGATCGAGGTCGAAACGGGCCTGAGCGTGTTCGCGACGATTCCGCAGAGCGCGCGTCAGTCGGCGCTCACGAGCGTCGTGAACGGCACGTCGCCGCGTCAGGCGGTGCTCGCCGCTCAGTTCCCGAAGGACCCGACCGTCGAAGCGCTGCGCATTCTGCGCTCCGCGCTCCAGTTTTCGCTGGTGGGCGCGCGCAACAACGTCGTCATGGTCGCCGGGCCGCTGCCGGGCGTCGGCAAGTCGTTTCTGTCCGCGAATCTCGCCACGGTGCTCGCGTCGGGCGGCACGCGCGTGCTGCTGATCGACGCCGACTTGCGCAAAGGCTATCTGCATCGGCAGTTCGGCATTCAGCCGGGGCCGGGGCTCGCGAACATTCTGCTCGGCACGCATACCTTCGAAGGCTCGGTTCAGCGCAACGTGTTGCCGAATCTCGATGTGCTGCAAGGCGGACCATATCCGGCGAGCCCGGCCGAGTTGCTGTTGAGCGCGAAGTACCGCGAGGTGATCGCAGAAGCGTCGCGAAGCTACGACATCGTGCTGGTGGACGCCGCAGCCGTGCTCGCCGTATCGGACGCAGGTGCGGTCGCTCCCGCCGCCGGCACCATCTTCCTCGTCTCGCTGTATGGGCGCACGCGCGTCGGCGAAATCAAAGAGGCCATGAAGCGGCTCAACCAGACGGGCGCGCGCGTGACCGGCGTGCTGCTCAACGGCGTCTCGCTGCATACGGCGAACAAGGCGCTCGCGGGCCGCTATGGCAGCAGCGCCTATGTCGCGCACAACTACGAGTCCGCACCCGAATAA
- the tviB gene encoding Vi polysaccharide biosynthesis UDP-N-acetylglucosamine C-6 dehydrogenase TviB, translating into MPSLTDQKIAVIGLGYVGLPLAVEFSKHHEVVGFDVNRHRIDSLREGHDATLEVPDDELRAAQSLVFADDPAALKDCTVFIATVPTPIDRHKRPDLGMLLRASETIGSALKPGDVVIYESTVYPGVTEEECVPVLERVSGLRFNVDFFAGYSPERINPGDKLHRLPDIKKVTSGSTPEVADAVDELYRQIITAGTHKASSIRVAEAAKAIENTQRDVNIALVNELSIIFNKMGIDTEDVLLAAGTKWNFLNFRPGLVGGHCIGVDPYYLTHMAQSIGYNPEIILAGRRLNDSMGTYAVSQLVKAMTRARIYIPGARVLVMGLAFKENCPDMRNSRVVDIVTELQQYGTNVDVYDPWISREDAFHEYGIQPIEEPAKGAYDAIIVAVSHRQFAEMGADALHALGKDQHVVYDLKYVLPADASDLRL; encoded by the coding sequence ATGCCTTCGCTTACTGACCAGAAGATCGCCGTGATCGGGCTCGGCTATGTGGGCCTGCCCCTCGCCGTCGAGTTCAGCAAGCATCATGAAGTGGTGGGCTTCGACGTGAACCGCCATCGCATCGACTCGCTGCGCGAAGGCCACGACGCGACCCTCGAAGTGCCCGACGACGAACTGCGCGCCGCGCAATCGCTCGTCTTCGCCGACGATCCCGCAGCGCTCAAGGACTGCACCGTTTTCATCGCCACCGTGCCGACGCCCATTGACCGGCACAAGCGCCCCGATCTCGGCATGCTGCTGCGCGCGAGCGAAACCATCGGCTCGGCGCTGAAACCCGGCGATGTCGTGATCTACGAATCGACCGTGTATCCGGGCGTCACGGAAGAAGAATGCGTGCCCGTGCTCGAACGCGTGTCGGGCCTGCGCTTCAACGTGGACTTCTTCGCCGGTTACAGTCCTGAGCGCATCAACCCGGGCGACAAGCTGCATCGCCTGCCCGACATCAAGAAGGTGACCTCGGGTTCTACGCCGGAAGTCGCGGACGCGGTGGATGAGTTGTATCGGCAGATCATCACCGCCGGCACGCACAAGGCGAGCAGCATTCGCGTGGCCGAAGCGGCGAAGGCCATCGAGAACACGCAGCGCGACGTGAACATCGCGCTCGTGAACGAGCTGTCGATCATATTCAACAAGATGGGCATTGACACCGAAGACGTGCTGCTGGCGGCCGGCACCAAGTGGAACTTCCTCAACTTCAGGCCCGGGCTCGTCGGCGGACACTGCATCGGCGTCGATCCGTATTATCTGACGCACATGGCGCAGTCCATCGGCTACAACCCCGAAATCATTCTCGCGGGGCGGCGCCTGAACGACAGCATGGGCACTTACGCGGTCTCGCAACTCGTGAAGGCGATGACCCGCGCGCGCATCTATATTCCGGGCGCGCGTGTGCTGGTGATGGGCCTCGCGTTCAAGGAGAACTGCCCGGACATGCGCAACTCGCGCGTGGTCGATATCGTCACGGAGTTGCAGCAATACGGCACGAACGTCGATGTCTACGACCCGTGGATCTCGCGTGAAGATGCGTTCCATGAATACGGCATTCAGCCTATCGAAGAACCCGCGAAAGGCGCGTACGACGCGATCATCGTGGCGGTATCGCATCGTCAGTTCGCGGAGATGGGTGCTGACGCGCTGCATGCGCTCGGCAAGGATCAGCACGTGGTGTACGACCTGAAATACGTGCTTCCGGCCGACGCCAGCGACCTGCGTCTGTGA
- a CDS encoding SDR family oxidoreductase, which translates to MPDPDLDLDRYESVCQALREKPQTWLVTGVAGFIGSNLLEALLALDQRVVGLDNFATGHRRNLDEVRRVVDERQWQRFRFIEGDIRNIADCKAALEGVDHVLHEAALGSVPRSVRDPIATHDVNLSGFLNMLCAAREAGVESFTYAASSSTYGDHPGLPKVEDRIGQPLSPYAVTKYANELYASVFARTYDFHATGLRYFNVFGKRQDPDGAYAAVIPKWTAALIEDEVITINGDGETSRDFCYVDNVVQVNILAAMAAREAKGQVYNVAVGDRTTLKQLYQELKRALARHGITSRRDPEYGPFRAGDVRHSQADVSKAERLLGYGRKVAFADGIEKAMPWYVRFLSEQADREPISAQALSAAGGGP; encoded by the coding sequence ATGCCCGACCCCGACCTTGACCTCGACCGATACGAATCCGTATGCCAGGCGTTGCGCGAGAAGCCGCAGACGTGGCTTGTCACCGGTGTGGCCGGCTTCATCGGCTCGAACCTGCTGGAAGCCTTGCTCGCGCTCGATCAACGCGTGGTCGGCCTCGACAACTTTGCGACCGGGCACCGGCGCAATCTGGACGAAGTGCGCAGGGTCGTCGACGAGCGGCAGTGGCAGCGGTTTCGCTTCATCGAAGGCGATATCCGCAACATCGCGGATTGCAAGGCGGCGCTCGAAGGCGTGGACCACGTGCTGCACGAAGCGGCGCTCGGTTCCGTGCCGCGTTCCGTGCGCGATCCCATCGCGACGCACGACGTCAACCTGAGCGGCTTTCTCAACATGCTGTGCGCGGCGCGCGAAGCGGGCGTCGAGAGCTTCACGTATGCCGCGTCGAGTTCGACGTATGGCGACCATCCGGGCTTGCCGAAGGTGGAGGACCGCATCGGCCAGCCACTCTCGCCCTATGCGGTGACCAAGTATGCGAACGAACTGTATGCGTCGGTGTTCGCGCGAACCTACGACTTCCACGCGACAGGGCTGCGCTACTTCAACGTGTTCGGCAAGCGTCAGGACCCGGACGGCGCGTATGCGGCCGTGATTCCGAAGTGGACCGCCGCGCTCATCGAAGACGAAGTCATCACCATCAACGGCGACGGCGAGACGAGCCGCGACTTCTGTTATGTCGATAACGTCGTGCAAGTGAATATCCTCGCTGCGATGGCCGCGCGCGAGGCGAAGGGGCAGGTGTACAACGTCGCGGTCGGGGACCGCACGACGCTCAAGCAGCTATACCAAGAACTCAAGCGGGCGCTCGCCCGACATGGCATCACGAGCCGCCGGGACCCGGAGTACGGCCCATTCCGCGCGGGCGACGTGCGCCATTCGCAAGCCGACGTTTCGAAGGCCGAGCGTCTGCTCGGTTACGGACGCAAGGTCGCTTTCGCGGATGGCATCGAGAAAGCCATGCCGTGGTATGTCCGCTTCCTTTCAGAACAAGCTGACCGCGAGCCAATCAGCGCACAGGCGCTATCGGCCGCAGGCGGCGGACCATGA
- the murJ gene encoding murein biosynthesis integral membrane protein MurJ — translation MARVAVFVLLGRCAGAAKEMVIAYRYGISHVVDAYQITLTLVSWLPAACAAVFAIVLVPAFVDLRRQSANEEAQFLGELVAWGIVVGLLFTAILYLVWPYALQFMAGSLSAQTREMAHQMMLVMAPIGVLIMIETAYGTRLQSKERHIGTLLDGLPAVMTLLLVLFMTEKSAMVPLMWGTLLGYAVFVLVVWPLGGKVEGRYARLSLTFRSSRWQPIYRAVRVFMLGQLVVCCSPALDQYFVAHLGDGAVATLGYANRVFGLLVSMGALAIAQGTLPVLSDILGKDDVTRARQTAFQWSVLMLGAGALCAVIAYPLAPWMVQVLFQRGAFTASNTLLVAELMRYSLVQLPFYFAALVMMNLLSVEGRYKDMAVVTALAFVVKVLANVVLTRWIGMPGVLLATGMMHASVFCLSMIIARRVPPARPTGDLVA, via the coding sequence ATGGCGCGTGTCGCCGTCTTCGTCCTGCTCGGGCGATGCGCGGGCGCGGCCAAGGAAATGGTTATCGCGTATCGCTATGGCATCAGTCACGTCGTGGATGCGTATCAGATCACGTTGACGCTCGTTTCGTGGCTGCCGGCTGCATGCGCGGCCGTGTTCGCGATCGTGCTGGTTCCGGCATTCGTGGACCTGCGCCGCCAGTCGGCGAACGAGGAGGCACAGTTTCTCGGCGAGCTAGTGGCCTGGGGAATCGTCGTCGGCTTGCTCTTCACCGCGATTCTTTATCTGGTGTGGCCGTACGCTCTGCAATTCATGGCGGGCAGCCTCTCCGCGCAGACGAGGGAGATGGCGCATCAGATGATGCTGGTGATGGCGCCCATCGGGGTACTCATCATGATCGAGACTGCGTACGGCACGCGCCTGCAGTCGAAGGAGCGCCATATCGGCACGCTGCTCGACGGCTTGCCGGCCGTGATGACGCTGCTGCTCGTGCTGTTCATGACGGAAAAGAGCGCGATGGTGCCGCTCATGTGGGGCACGCTGCTCGGCTATGCGGTATTCGTGCTGGTGGTCTGGCCGCTCGGCGGCAAGGTGGAAGGCCGTTACGCGCGGCTCTCGCTCACGTTCCGTTCGAGCCGCTGGCAACCCATCTATCGCGCGGTGCGCGTCTTCATGCTGGGCCAGCTCGTCGTGTGCTGCTCGCCCGCGCTGGATCAATACTTCGTCGCGCATCTGGGCGATGGCGCGGTCGCGACACTCGGCTATGCGAACCGCGTCTTCGGCCTGCTCGTCAGCATGGGCGCGCTCGCGATCGCGCAGGGCACGCTACCCGTGCTGTCCGACATTCTCGGCAAGGACGACGTGACGCGCGCGCGGCAGACCGCGTTCCAGTGGTCCGTGCTGATGCTGGGCGCTGGCGCGCTGTGCGCCGTGATTGCGTATCCGCTCGCGCCGTGGATGGTGCAGGTGCTCTTTCAGCGCGGCGCGTTCACCGCGAGCAATACGCTGCTCGTCGCCGAGCTGATGCGTTATTCGCTCGTGCAGCTTCCTTTCTACTTCGCGGCGCTGGTGATGATGAACCTGCTGTCCGTCGAAGGGCGCTACAAGGACATGGCGGTGGTCACGGCGCTCGCCTTCGTCGTGAAGGTGCTGGCCAATGTCGTGCTCACGCGCTGGATCGGCATGCCGGGGGTGCTGCTCGCAACCGGCATGATGCACGCTTCGGTGTTCTGCCTGTCGATGATCATCGCGAGGCGCGTGCCGCCCGCGCGTCCCACGGGAGATCTGGTCGCATGA
- a CDS encoding glycosyltransferase family 4 protein, which yields MNITLLVSSMGSGGAERVAATLVNAWSARGDTVTLVATYRRSTPCFYALSDTVRFVRLADRVKQPRGGALGYLERQRALRAVIAESRPDVVVCFLYNVNLAGILASLRQRVPLIVCEHNDPSVDGRSRFWRLATRLAYPRADAVTVLTENVVEPFRAMVPGVRHMAVMPNPLPPELFRESGPRTLAAENGRMRLASFGRLHPQKNYGLLIDAFASIASRFPMWDLTIWGEGAERASLQAKIDGHGLGERISLPGVTSDPWAEMRRAQAFAMSSRFEGFGLALAESMALGVPAVAVDCKSGPRDITRNGEDALLVPPNDRDALADALARLLGDERLRAELGRKGAQSMRERYSVDAILRLWDALFQRVGVRAAGIHAPQSANVRNRRGTTTLHGTRP from the coding sequence ATGAACATCACGCTGCTCGTGAGTTCGATGGGAAGCGGCGGCGCCGAACGTGTCGCGGCCACGCTCGTCAATGCGTGGAGCGCGCGGGGCGACACCGTCACGCTGGTCGCGACGTATCGCCGGAGCACGCCCTGCTTCTATGCGCTCTCGGACACGGTGCGCTTCGTGCGGCTGGCCGACCGCGTGAAGCAACCGCGCGGCGGCGCGCTCGGTTATCTCGAGCGCCAGCGCGCGCTGCGCGCGGTCATCGCCGAAAGCCGGCCGGATGTCGTCGTGTGCTTTCTTTATAACGTGAACCTCGCGGGCATTCTCGCGTCGCTCAGGCAACGCGTGCCGCTCATCGTGTGCGAGCACAACGATCCGTCCGTCGACGGGCGCTCGCGGTTCTGGCGGCTCGCCACGCGTCTTGCCTATCCGCGCGCGGACGCGGTCACGGTCCTGACCGAGAACGTGGTTGAGCCTTTCCGGGCGATGGTGCCCGGCGTGCGCCATATGGCGGTCATGCCGAACCCGCTGCCGCCCGAACTGTTCCGCGAGTCGGGGCCGCGCACGCTTGCCGCTGAAAACGGGCGCATGCGGCTCGCTTCGTTCGGACGTCTTCATCCGCAGAAGAATTACGGACTCCTGATCGACGCGTTCGCGTCGATTGCGTCGCGCTTCCCGATGTGGGATCTGACCATATGGGGCGAAGGCGCCGAGCGTGCATCGCTACAGGCGAAGATCGACGGCCACGGACTCGGCGAACGCATTTCGCTGCCCGGCGTCACGAGCGATCCGTGGGCGGAGATGCGGCGCGCGCAGGCGTTCGCCATGTCGTCGCGCTTCGAAGGATTCGGGCTCGCGCTCGCCGAAAGCATGGCGCTCGGCGTGCCCGCCGTGGCAGTCGATTGCAAGAGCGGCCCGCGCGACATCACGCGCAACGGCGAAGACGCGCTGCTCGTGCCGCCGAACGACCGCGACGCGCTCGCCGACGCACTGGCTCGCCTGCTCGGCGACGAAAGATTGCGCGCCGAACTGGGACGCAAAGGCGCGCAGTCGATGCGCGAGCGTTACTCGGTGGACGCGATTCTCAGGCTTTGGGACGCGCTATTTCAGCGCGTCGGTGTGCGGGCAGCCGGTATCCACGCGCCGCAGAGCGCGAACGTCCGCAATCGTCGGGGCACAACCACGCTGCATGGGACGAGGCCATGA
- a CDS encoding glycosyltransferase family 4 protein, whose translation MNKVILFANTDWYLYNFRLSLAYRLRDMGHEVVLISPPGEYGPKLCELGFRWRAVPMIRRSLNPLRELALVLWLARLFREEDAALVHGFTIKSAVYGSLGAKLAGVPARVNSVAGLGYVFTSRDLKARLLRPLVRRVLRVALDGDDCALILQNPDDVTMFKTARLVDEKAIHLIKGSGVNCSRFKAPPEDAPLSSEPLRVLLAARMLWDKGIAEFVEAARALKREQRTIRFVLAGMPDAGNPASIERSTIEGWVAEGLVEWRGHVSDMPALLAQTDVMVLPSYREGLPKSLIEAAACALPLITTDAPGCREVVSRNGEDGLVVPVRDATALANAIRLLDDDRALARRLGLAAREKALREFDEAIVLDKTIGVYRTLAPAPERAPSSLHIAP comes from the coding sequence ATGAACAAAGTCATCCTGTTTGCGAATACCGACTGGTATCTGTACAACTTCCGCCTGTCGCTGGCCTACCGGTTACGCGACATGGGTCACGAAGTCGTGCTGATCTCGCCGCCGGGCGAATACGGGCCGAAGCTGTGCGAACTCGGCTTTCGCTGGCGCGCCGTGCCGATGATTCGCCGCAGTCTCAACCCGTTGCGCGAACTGGCGCTGGTGTTATGGCTCGCCCGCCTCTTTCGCGAAGAGGACGCGGCGCTGGTCCACGGTTTCACGATCAAGAGCGCGGTCTATGGATCGCTCGGCGCAAAGCTGGCGGGCGTGCCTGCGCGGGTGAATTCGGTGGCGGGCCTCGGCTACGTGTTCACGAGCCGCGATTTGAAGGCGCGGCTGCTGCGCCCGCTCGTTCGACGCGTGCTGCGCGTCGCGCTCGACGGCGACGACTGCGCGCTCATTTTGCAAAATCCCGACGATGTGACGATGTTCAAGACCGCGCGCCTCGTCGATGAAAAAGCGATTCATCTCATCAAAGGCTCGGGGGTGAACTGTTCGCGCTTCAAGGCGCCGCCCGAAGACGCGCCGCTCTCGTCCGAACCGCTGCGCGTGCTGCTCGCCGCGCGCATGTTGTGGGACAAGGGCATCGCGGAGTTCGTCGAAGCGGCGCGCGCGCTCAAGCGCGAGCAGCGCACCATCCGCTTCGTGCTTGCGGGCATGCCGGACGCGGGCAATCCGGCGTCGATCGAGCGGTCGACCATCGAAGGCTGGGTGGCCGAAGGTCTCGTGGAATGGCGCGGCCACGTGAGCGACATGCCCGCGCTACTCGCGCAAACCGACGTGATGGTGCTGCCGAGCTATCGCGAAGGTCTGCCGAAATCGCTGATCGAAGCGGCGGCGTGCGCGCTGCCGCTCATCACGACGGACGCGCCCGGCTGCCGCGAAGTCGTCAGTCGTAACGGCGAGGACGGTCTCGTGGTGCCGGTGCGCGATGCGACGGCGCTCGCCAACGCCATTCGCCTGCTCGACGACGATCGCGCGCTCGCACGCCGGCTGGGTCTTGCCGCTCGCGAAAAAGCCTTGCGCGAATTCGACGAAGCCATCGTGCTCGACAAGACCATCGGCGTGTACCGTACGCTCGCGCCCGCGCCGGAACGCGCGCCTTCGTCGCTTCACATCGCGCCGTGA
- a CDS encoding glycosyltransferase: MKIVHVITALPADGAEMLLYRLIRASRGTGVRHTVISLSSEDTLAARIREAGADVRILGMRRGVPGPRKFATLIRWLDELDPDVVQTWLYHGDLMGGLAVHAASAWRRMRGLRAPRPALVWGIHHTDLRSTGSNRMTRWVTRACALLSARVPDSIICCGEAARRSHAHGGYYANKMMVIPNGFEADVFRPMPQARETLRRALGFDVDAPVIGIVGRYHPVKDYPNFIAAMRRVLQALPHCRFVMAGRGLDESNGELVAWLREAGVEHACRLLGALRDPQTTLAALDVFCLSSRSEGLPTVVGEAMACGVPCVATDVGDTKWLIGETGFVVPPQDADALADALVAMLTLSDETRAALGKAARERIEREFSIDTTWRRYEETYRGIRTMPRGPRAERLNA, encoded by the coding sequence GTGAAGATCGTTCACGTCATCACGGCGCTGCCGGCCGACGGCGCGGAGATGCTGCTCTACCGGCTGATACGCGCATCGCGCGGAACCGGCGTTCGGCATACGGTGATCTCGCTTTCGTCCGAAGACACGCTGGCGGCGCGCATTCGCGAAGCGGGCGCCGACGTGCGCATCCTCGGCATGCGCCGCGGCGTGCCCGGTCCGCGCAAGTTCGCGACGCTGATCCGCTGGCTCGACGAGCTGGATCCGGATGTCGTGCAGACGTGGCTTTATCACGGCGATCTGATGGGTGGGCTCGCCGTGCATGCCGCAAGCGCCTGGCGACGCATGCGCGGTTTGCGCGCGCCCCGACCCGCGCTCGTCTGGGGCATCCACCACACCGACTTGCGTTCGACCGGCAGCAACCGCATGACGCGCTGGGTCACGCGAGCGTGCGCGTTGCTGTCGGCGCGCGTGCCGGATTCGATCATCTGTTGCGGCGAGGCGGCCAGGCGTTCGCACGCGCACGGCGGCTACTACGCGAACAAGATGATGGTGATCCCGAACGGCTTCGAAGCCGATGTCTTCAGACCGATGCCGCAGGCGCGCGAGACCTTGCGCCGCGCGCTCGGCTTCGACGTGGATGCGCCGGTGATCGGTATCGTCGGGCGATATCACCCGGTGAAGGACTACCCGAATTTCATCGCCGCGATGCGCCGCGTGCTTCAGGCGCTGCCGCATTGCCGCTTCGTGATGGCCGGGCGCGGTCTCGACGAGAGCAACGGCGAGCTTGTCGCTTGGTTGCGCGAGGCCGGCGTCGAGCACGCGTGCCGGCTGCTCGGCGCGTTGCGGGACCCGCAGACGACACTCGCGGCGCTCGACGTCTTTTGCCTCTCGTCGCGCAGCGAAGGTTTGCCGACGGTGGTCGGAGAAGCGATGGCCTGCGGCGTTCCCTGCGTGGCGACCGATGTGGGCGATACGAAATGGCTCATCGGCGAAACGGGCTTCGTGGTTCCGCCGCAAGATGCCGACGCGCTTGCGGACGCGCTCGTCGCGATGCTGACGCTGAGCGATGAGACACGCGCGGCGCTGGGAAAGGCGGCTCGCGAGCGGATAGAGCGTGAGTTTTCAATCGACACAACCTGGCGCCGCTACGAGGAAACGTACCGCGGAATTCGTACGATGCCCCGCGGCCCGCGAGCGGAGAGGCTGAATGCCTGA
- a CDS encoding GNAT family N-acetyltransferase — protein sequence MSTPSIPVPRAILNQARVLGTFMIAPAPQIEIIKSPEVFKALEPEWQTLWRRANGRHHESFPVAWLSWECVAKPLGRALRLISVRSEGRLIAVWPLVRSRNRLWTILRPLSPESADYTTLLADPDHASPALTEAVWRAAQAQCPSDIILLPYLDKDGDLYRMARAHEGMMVANEHPYAIARLSREKDWESFAAPLGTLSGKKPGALLRRLERQGKVEIRILGPGDADENARMVDWMLACKRNWAERVDKKGAWLYSPLFRNYLVSILNYPAGPDSEPSARMMVLMLDGAPIAANMIGMGTDSILGAMGGFDRQHSKLAPGAITTEAWVRWALEHRLDFDLGVGSEAFKPYWSKGNLSVAVSIQIAQSPWGRVAFAMQDGMAKLAAIRAGMRRPNTDVTSGKTRSEPVETRTSKSAK from the coding sequence TTGTCCACCCCGTCGATCCCTGTTCCACGGGCGATCCTAAACCAAGCAAGGGTCTTAGGCACATTCATGATTGCACCAGCACCGCAAATCGAGATCATCAAATCACCCGAAGTATTCAAGGCACTCGAACCCGAGTGGCAGACGCTCTGGAGGCGCGCCAACGGGCGTCATCACGAATCGTTCCCTGTTGCGTGGCTCAGTTGGGAGTGCGTGGCAAAACCGCTCGGGCGCGCGCTGCGGCTCATCTCGGTTCGTAGCGAAGGTCGTCTCATCGCCGTATGGCCGCTCGTTCGCTCGCGCAATCGGCTCTGGACCATACTGCGTCCGTTGAGCCCGGAATCCGCCGACTATACGACCCTGCTCGCCGATCCGGACCATGCGTCGCCCGCACTGACCGAAGCAGTCTGGCGCGCGGCGCAGGCGCAGTGCCCGTCGGACATCATCCTGCTTCCGTATCTCGACAAGGACGGCGATCTTTATCGGATGGCGCGCGCCCACGAGGGCATGATGGTCGCGAACGAGCATCCCTATGCGATTGCGCGACTCTCTCGTGAAAAGGACTGGGAGAGCTTCGCGGCGCCGCTCGGCACGTTATCCGGGAAGAAGCCCGGCGCGTTGCTCAGGCGTCTGGAGCGGCAAGGCAAGGTCGAGATCCGCATTCTCGGCCCCGGCGACGCCGATGAAAACGCCCGCATGGTCGACTGGATGCTTGCCTGCAAGCGCAACTGGGCCGAGCGCGTCGACAAGAAGGGCGCATGGCTCTATTCCCCGCTGTTCCGCAATTATCTGGTGAGCATCCTCAATTACCCGGCCGGGCCCGACTCGGAGCCGAGCGCGCGGATGATGGTGCTCATGCTCGACGGCGCGCCCATCGCGGCCAACATGATCGGGATGGGCACCGACAGCATTCTCGGCGCGATGGGCGGCTTCGACCGCCAGCACAGCAAGCTCGCGCCCGGCGCCATTACCACCGAAGCGTGGGTGCGCTGGGCGCTCGAACACCGGCTGGACTTCGACCTCGGCGTCGGGTCCGAAGCATTCAAGCCCTACTGGAGCAAAGGCAATCTCTCGGTCGCCGTGAGTATTCAGATCGCCCAGTCTCCTTGGGGACGCGTTGCATTCGCGATGCAGGACGGCATGGCAAAACTCGCCGCGATTCGCGCCGGAATGCGTCGGCCGAATACGGATGTCACATCCGGAAAAACCCGCAGCGAACCGGTAGAAACCCGCACAAGCAAATCCGCTAAATAA